CAGGCAAAGGAGGCGCTTCAAAGGCCCTTTCACCTGGCTCTGTTAGACCTCAAACTCCCTGATACCGACGGCCTTACCCTGCTGCGGGAAATCAAGGCCCGGCATCCCAAATGCGAGGTTCTGGTAATGACAGGCTATGCTGCAGTAAAGTCGGCAGTGGAGGCCGTGCAGTTGGGCGCCTTTGACTATTTAGAAAAGCCCTTTGCCGACCTGGACGCCCTGGAAGCGGTGATCGACCGCGCCCTTTCCCGCGCCCTTGCCCAGGAAGAACCCCTGGATGAAGCTTTCGCCCAGAGGAAAGAGGTTCTGGCGAAAATCGGCCTGATTACGGGTAAAAGCGAAAAGATGCAGCGCCTCCTGATGATTGCAGAAAAGCTGGCGCAAAAGGAGATCACCCTTTTGATCCGGGGGGAAACAGGGACCGGCAAGGAACTCCTGGCGCGCTACATTCATGCCGTCAGCCCCCGCGCCGAACAGCCCTTTCTTGCCATCAACTGCGGGGCCCTGCCAGAAAGCCTCCTGGAAAGCGAGTTATTCGGCCACGAAAAGGGGGCCTTTACCGGGGCCACAGGCCAGCATAAAGGCATCTTTGAACTGGCGCACCGGGGAACCCTCTTTCTCGATGAAATCGGAGATGCGAGTCCGGCAATCCAGGTGAAGCTGCTGCGAGTTCTGGAAACCGGGGAAATCCTGCGCGTGGGGGGAGAAAAACCGATCCGCGTCAACACAAGGGTTATTGCTGCCACAAATGCACCGCTGGAAAAGCTCGTAGAAGAAAAGAAATTCCGGGAGGATCTTTTCTACAGGCTGGATGTGGTGACTTTGAGCCTCCCCCCGCTCAGGGAGCGGCGCGAGGACATCGGCCTCCTGGCGGAGCACTTTCTGAAGCGGTACTACCAGCCGGGAGAAGCTCCCCGCCTGAGCGCCGAGGTAATCGAAGCGCTTACAAACTACGACTGGCCGGGCAACATCCGGGAACTTGTCAACGTGATGGCACAGGTTGCCGCGCTCTGTGACGGGCCTGTGGTTTTAAGAGAGCACCTTCCCTCCAAACTTACGGAAAGCATCAAGATAAAAGCAGGAGGCTCAGGAACGACCTCTTCTCCGGAGCAGAAGTGGCTTGCCGAAATCACGGCAAGCCTCGAGAAGTTTGCGGAGCAGGTGGATTTCACGGCGGGCTTTGAACTCTCCTACTTTTTAGAGGAATTGAAAAAGTCTATGTTCCGGGCCACACGGCATCTGATCACGCGCGCCCTCAAAGAAGCGGGAGGGAGTTACACCCAGGCAGCGGAGTGGTTCCGGACGACTCCCCGGGTTCTCCGCTACCTCAATAAAGAAAAACACTGTTAACGGGCCGTTTGGGAGGAAAAGTATGATGAAAATATTTAAGTTCATGGTTCCAGAAATTATTTTTGGAAAGGGAACGCTCCGCCTCATCGGGGAAAGCGCCCGCCGGCTGGGAGCCACAAAGGTCTTTCTCGTCAGCGACGAGGGCGTGGCCCAGGCGGGCTGGATCGACCAGGCAATCAAGCACTTAAAAGACGTGGGGCTTGAGTACAGGGTCTGGACCGAACCAACCCCAAATCCCAAGGATTACGAAGTGGACCGCGGGAAAGAACTCTACCTCGAAGCCGGATGCGATGCCATCATCGGCCTGGGCGGCGGGAGCGCGATCGATGCCGCAAAAGCGGTGGCCATCCTGGCTACAAACGGGGGAAAGATTCAGGACTACGAAGGAGTGGACAAAATCGAAAGGCCTCTTCCCCCTCTCATCTGCGTTGCCACCACCGCAGGCGCGGGAGGAGAAGTGACCCAATTTACGATTATCGTGGACAGCATAAGAAAGGTGAAAATGACCATCGGTTCGAAATCCCTTGTACCTGACATCGCAATTATCGATCCCATGCTCCTGAGCACCATCGATGCCGTTCTTACCGCAAATACGGGAATGGATGCCCTGACTCACGCCATTGAGGCTTATGTTTCGGTGGCCGCCACCCC
Above is a window of Bacillota bacterium DNA encoding:
- a CDS encoding sigma-54-dependent Fis family transcriptional regulator; the encoded protein is MCNFFKFFLEAKGHEVVVAQNGRQAKEALQRPFHLALLDLKLPDTDGLTLLREIKARHPKCEVLVMTGYAAVKSAVEAVQLGAFDYLEKPFADLDALEAVIDRALSRALAQEEPLDEAFAQRKEVLAKIGLITGKSEKMQRLLMIAEKLAQKEITLLIRGETGTGKELLARYIHAVSPRAEQPFLAINCGALPESLLESELFGHEKGAFTGATGQHKGIFELAHRGTLFLDEIGDASPAIQVKLLRVLETGEILRVGGEKPIRVNTRVIAATNAPLEKLVEEKKFREDLFYRLDVVTLSLPPLRERREDIGLLAEHFLKRYYQPGEAPRLSAEVIEALTNYDWPGNIRELVNVMAQVAALCDGPVVLREHLPSKLTESIKIKAGGSGTTSSPEQKWLAEITASLEKFAEQVDFTAGFELSYFLEELKKSMFRATRHLITRALKEAGGSYTQAAEWFRTTPRVLRYLNKEKHC
- a CDS encoding iron-containing alcohol dehydrogenase, translating into MKIFKFMVPEIIFGKGTLRLIGESARRLGATKVFLVSDEGVAQAGWIDQAIKHLKDVGLEYRVWTEPTPNPKDYEVDRGKELYLEAGCDAIIGLGGGSAIDAAKAVAILATNGGKIQDYEGVDKIERPLPPLICVATTAGAGGEVTQFTIIVDSIRKVKMTIGSKSLVPDIAIIDPMLLSTIDAVLTANTGMDALTHAIEAYVSVAATPITDVLAYRAIQMISSSLRASVASRTNMEAKTAMAMASLLAGIAMSNAILGLVHAMAHPLGGLLNLPHGEANAILLPHVMRFNLIACTERYAEIAQAMGERTEGLSTREAAEKAIQAVERLCCDIGAKRHLSEIGLQEEYIWELSKAAAEDVSLITNPRDATAEQIAEIYRAAL